The genome window AAAAAGTTTGATGAATTAAATGAAAATTTATTTAAAAGCTCTAATAATGCTCATAGATATTCAAATATATTAATGCCTGTTGTTGGAAATTTAAGCAATATTAATTTTGTTTTGACAGCAAGTATCGGCTCTTTTTTAGCACTGTATAATATAGGAAACTTTACAATAGGAGCTCTCGCCTCTTTTTTACAGTTTACAAGAACTTTAAGACAACCAGTATTTCAAATTGCTCAACAAATAAATATTCTTATAATGGCTGCAGCAGGTTCTTCAAGAATTTTTAAGTTGTTGGATCAAAAAAAGGAAGAGGATAGTGGAGATGTCAAGCTTGTAAATGTCAAGATAGACAAATTAGGCTCTATTCAGGAAGTGGAAGAACATACTGGCAGATGGGCTTGGAAATATATAAGTGAAAATGGAGGTATCATTTATAAAGAATTGCTTGGGAGCATAGTATTTGAAAATGTAAGTTTTAGCTATGATAATGAAAAAATAGTTCTAAATAATATAAATTTATATGCAAAACCGGGGCAAAAAATAGCTTTTGTTGGGGCAACAGGTGCGGGAAAAACAACCATTGCAAATTTAATAAGTAGGTTTTATGATATTCAAAATGGAAAAATAAAATATGATGGAATAGATATAAGAAAAATATCTAAGGCAGATTTAAGAAAGTCTTTAGCAATAGTTCTACAAGATACTCATTTATTCACAGGAACAATTGCTGATAATATTCGCTATGGAAAGCTCGATGCCAGTGATGAGGAAATAAAAGTTGCAGCTAAGCTTGCTAATGCACATCAATTTATAAAATATCTTCCAGAGAATTATAATACTTATTTAAGTCATGGAGGTTCCAATCTTTCACAGGGACAAAGACAATTACTTGCAATTGCTAGAGCTGCTATTGCCGATCCACCTGTTTTAATTCTTGATGAGGCAACATCAAGTATAGATACAAGAACTGAAAAAATTGTCCAAGAGGGAATGGATAAAATAATGAAAGGAAGAACAGTTTTTGTTATCGCACATAGGCTCTCTACAATTAAAAACGCGGATG of Fusobacterium russii ATCC 25533 contains these proteins:
- a CDS encoding ABC transporter ATP-binding protein, which codes for MNENKKISSSSQIKAVLRLLTYIFKNNKILSTIVIIFLAFSTTCMIYGTLLIKKLIDKYIIPNIGKSDWDFVPLRKLIFLMLIIYLLEIICTYIYRKAMTFIAQGTMKKLRDDVFIHMQNLPISYFDRNENGDIMSIYSSDIDTLKSMINESLIQMLSAIFTIFSVISSMFILSIPLTIFAIVMIVIIISTTKLISKKSSINFREQQKNIGKLNGYIEEMVEGLKVIKIFSHEEEVEKKFDELNENLFKSSNNAHRYSNILMPVVGNLSNINFVLTASIGSFLALYNIGNFTIGALASFLQFTRTLRQPVFQIAQQINILIMAAAGSSRIFKLLDQKKEEDSGDVKLVNVKIDKLGSIQEVEEHTGRWAWKYISENGGIIYKELLGSIVFENVSFSYDNEKIVLNNINLYAKPGQKIAFVGATGAGKTTIANLISRFYDIQNGKIKYDGIDIRKISKADLRKSLAIVLQDTHLFTGTIADNIRYGKLDASDEEIKVAAKLANAHQFIKYLPENYNTYLSHGGSNLSQGQRQLLAIARAAIADPPVLILDEATSSIDTRTEKIVQEGMDKIMKGRTVFVIAHRLSTIKNADVIMVLDNGRIIERGNHDELISKKGNYYQLYVDGFKEE